The DNA sequence GGCATGCAGCTGCACATGCCTCAGCATCACGACGCGCGGCTTCTGCAGATGGCCGCCGTCTGGGAGACGCTGCAACCGTGGGCTCACCTGCGCCCGGAGTTCCGGCTGTGACAGCGGGGATCGATGTGGGGCCATCGACCGCGAGCGTGCGGGCGATCGGAAGGCGCGCCTCTGCGGCGACCAGAGGGCGCCAACGGCTCGTGCGCTGGCTCGTGCTCCCCGTGGCGACGATACTCGTGACGTCGTTCCTCGTCTTCTCGGCGCTGTCCCTCACGCCGGGAGACCCGATCGCTCAGATCCTCGGGGGGAAGGCGACCGACGAGGCCCGCGCGGCCATGCGAGAGCAGCTGGGCTTGGACGAGCCGCTGATCGCGCGCTACGTCGAGTGGATCGGAGGTCTGCTGCGTGGAGACCTCGGCACCTCCTACACCTACCGGGACTCTGTCGTCTCCGTGCTCGCGCCTCGCGCAGAGGTCACTCTGCAACTCGTCCTCTACGCCGCCGTCCTGATCGTGCTGCTCGGTATCGCGCTCGGTCTGATCGGCGGGCTCACCCAGCGCATCAGGCCTGCGATCGCGGGACTGATCGCCCTGTTGATCTCGATACCGAGCTATGTTGCGGCGACGGCGCTCCTCGGGCTTTTCGCAGTGAACCTGCGGTGGTTTCCGAGCTTCGGCGCGGGCGCGCCCGGCGTGGATCGGTTCTGGCATCTGACCCTCCCGGCGATCGCGCTCTCGGTGTCGTGGATCGCTTACATGGCGCAGATCTCGATGGCGTCCATCGACGATCAGCGGTCGAAGGAGCATGTCCGTACAGCGATCGGCAGGGGACTGCCGCGACATCTGGTGATCGGGAAGCATGTGCTACGCAATGCCGGGGTCCCGATCGTCACAGCGACAGGTCTCACCCTCGCCGCACTCGTCGCGGGCAGCGTGATCGTCGAGACGGCCTTCACGCTCGACGGGATCGGATCCTTGCTCGTCCGCAGCGTGGGAACAAAGGATGTCCCTGTGGTCGCGGCGGTCTCCGTCATCGTCGTTGCCGTGTACGTGATCGTCATGGCACTGGTCGATGTGATCCATGTGCTCCTGGATCCGTCGCTCCGGTCCCGAAAGGGGAGAGCATGACACTCGCCGGGATCACCTCAGCTCTGCG is a window from the Microbacterium sp. LWO14-1.2 genome containing:
- a CDS encoding ABC transporter permease encodes the protein MRWLVLPVATILVTSFLVFSALSLTPGDPIAQILGGKATDEARAAMREQLGLDEPLIARYVEWIGGLLRGDLGTSYTYRDSVVSVLAPRAEVTLQLVLYAAVLIVLLGIALGLIGGLTQRIRPAIAGLIALLISIPSYVAATALLGLFAVNLRWFPSFGAGAPGVDRFWHLTLPAIALSVSWIAYMAQISMASIDDQRSKEHVRTAIGRGLPRHLVIGKHVLRNAGVPIVTATGLTLAALVAGSVIVETAFTLDGIGSLLVRSVGTKDVPVVAAVSVIVVAVYVIVMALVDVIHVLLDPSLRSRKGRA